In Ensifer canadensis, a genomic segment contains:
- a CDS encoding DUF6616 family protein, whose translation MPHYLSELYTSKRTWLSLDAVARQQFFETVGHGMAKLSDLGVEPIAFGEVDAGKLHAASQSYFAIWRVPDEAALDALVSGIAAAGWHDYFETINAAGRGTDLPGHLAQLAAARS comes from the coding sequence ATGCCCCACTATCTGAGCGAACTCTATACCTCGAAGCGAACATGGCTGTCGCTTGACGCCGTCGCGCGGCAGCAGTTTTTCGAGACCGTCGGCCATGGCATGGCCAAGTTATCGGATCTCGGGGTCGAGCCTATCGCCTTTGGCGAGGTGGATGCCGGCAAGCTTCATGCCGCATCGCAGTCCTATTTCGCCATCTGGCGCGTCCCCGATGAAGCAGCGCTTGATGCCCTGGTCTCGGGCATCGCGGCGGCCGGCTGGCACGACTATTTCGAAACGATCAACGCCGCCGGTCGCGGGACCGACCTGCCCGGCCACCTTGCCCAACTGGCGGCAGCCCGTAGCTGA
- a CDS encoding MarR family winged helix-turn-helix transcriptional regulator, producing the protein MLHQLPQGLSPYELADRAGVTRATVTGLLDGLERDGFLARQQSKDDRRKVLVQLSPKGENAARELFDTHTRWIASLFAGFDERDRQTLSTLIQRAWRNTDAGRKAVLTTAGNEIEP; encoded by the coding sequence TTGCTGCACCAGCTGCCGCAGGGATTGTCGCCATATGAGCTTGCCGATCGGGCCGGCGTCACACGCGCAACCGTTACCGGACTTCTGGACGGGCTGGAGCGGGACGGCTTTCTCGCGAGGCAGCAGAGCAAGGACGATCGCCGAAAGGTGCTGGTGCAGTTGTCGCCGAAGGGCGAGAATGCAGCGCGCGAGCTGTTCGACACGCACACGCGCTGGATTGCATCGCTGTTTGCCGGTTTCGACGAGCGCGACCGACAGACGCTAAGTACGCTCATCCAGCGCGCGTGGCGCAACACCGACGCCGGCCGAAAGGCCGTATTGACGACGGCTGGAAACGAGATCGAGCCATGA
- a CDS encoding DNA alkylation repair protein, with protein sequence MSPAPRRVQDIDPQRLALLNAGAAQTSTLTECLAVDFAALMRSAVPEVGDDALASIGAIAGTGISKRMALAAGLIRGRLGDGAVTRLQQHQSDTVRGWACFVIGANPALTLEQRLEAIRPLADDPHFGVREWAWMAVRPHLAADLKAAITLLGRWTASPSDRLRRFASEATRPRGVWCSHIPTLKDNPEMALIILEPLNADPSRYVQDSVGNWLNDAAKDRPDWVRDLCASWQRKQDSAATARICKRALRSID encoded by the coding sequence ATGAGCCCTGCCCCACGACGCGTGCAGGATATCGACCCGCAACGGCTCGCGCTGTTGAATGCGGGAGCGGCGCAAACCTCGACGCTGACCGAATGCCTCGCGGTCGATTTCGCGGCGCTGATGCGGTCGGCCGTACCGGAAGTCGGCGACGATGCACTCGCCAGCATCGGCGCCATAGCCGGCACCGGCATTTCCAAACGCATGGCGCTCGCAGCAGGATTGATCCGCGGCCGGCTTGGCGATGGCGCAGTGACAAGGCTGCAGCAACACCAGTCCGACACGGTCAGGGGCTGGGCGTGCTTCGTGATCGGCGCAAATCCAGCGCTCACGCTTGAACAACGCCTCGAAGCGATCCGGCCGCTTGCCGACGACCCGCACTTCGGCGTGCGTGAATGGGCCTGGATGGCCGTGCGGCCGCATCTCGCCGCCGATCTCAAAGCGGCGATAACGCTTCTTGGCCGCTGGACCGCCTCCCCCTCCGACCGTCTGCGCCGGTTTGCAAGCGAAGCGACGCGCCCCCGTGGGGTCTGGTGCAGCCATATCCCGACGCTCAAAGACAATCCGGAAATGGCACTAATCATCCTCGAACCGTTGAACGCCGACCCCTCGCGCTACGTTCAGGACTCCGTCGGCAACTGGCTGAACGACGCGGCCAAGGACCGGCCCGACTGGGTTCGCGATCTCTGCGCCTCCTGGCAACGCAAGCAAGACAGCGCCGCCACCGCCCGGATCTGCAAGCGCGCACTTCGATCCATCGATTGA